In the Loxodonta africana isolate mLoxAfr1 chromosome 1, mLoxAfr1.hap2, whole genome shotgun sequence genome, one interval contains:
- the LOC135233027 gene encoding olfactory receptor 2H1-like, which translates to MVNQSSPLGFLFLGFLEHPGLERILSVIVLISYLLTLVGNTLIILLSVMDPRLHSPMYFFLSNLFFLDLCITTSFVPQMLFNLWDPKKTMSFFGCSVQLFIFLFLGTTECIFLTVMTFDSYVAVCQPLHYATIIHHRLCGQLAAVAWVMGLAQSIVQTPPTLRLPFCPHWQIDDFVCEVPSLIQLSCGDTTYNEIQLAVSGVIFLVMPLILILISYGAIAWAVLRISSAIAWRKAFGTCFSHLTVVTIF; encoded by the coding sequence ATGGTCAACCAGAGCTCCCCACTGGGCTTCCTCTTCCTGGGCTTCTTGGAACACCCAGGGCTGGAAAGAATCCTCTCTGTGATTGTCTTGATTTCTTACCTCCTGACCCTTGTGGGCAACACACTCATCATCCTTCTGTCCGTGATGGATCCTAGGCTTCACTCAccaatgtactttttcctctCCAACCTCTTCTTCTTGGATCTCTGCATCACCACAAGTTTTGTTCCCCAGATGTTATTCAACCTCTGGGACCCAAAGAAGACCATGAGCTTCTTTGGCTGCTCTGTCCAGCTCTTCATCTTTCTGTTCCTTGGGACCACTGAGTGCATCTTCCTGACAGTGATGACCTTTGATAGCTATGTGGCTGTCTGTCAGCCCCTCCACTATGCCACCATCATCCACCATCGCCTGTGTGGACAGCTGGCAGCTGTGGCCTGGGTTATGGGTTTGGCCCAATCAATAGTACAGACACCACCCACCCTCCGCCTACCTTTCTGCCCCCACTGGCAGATAGATGACTTTGTATGTGAGGTTCCATCTCTAATTCAACTCTCCTGTGGGGACACCACCTATAATGAGATTCAATTGGCTGTGTCCGGTGTCATTTTCCTGGTTATGCCACTCATTCTCATTCTTATCTCATATGGTGCCATTGCCTGGGCAGTGCTGAGAATCAGCTCTGCCATAGCATGGAGAAAGGCTTTTGGAACCTGCTTTTCCCACCTCACTGTAGTCACTATCTTTTAG